TTTCAGGTCTGTCAGGAGGGTTGTCAAGATTTGTCTGTTCATGGTTGGTTTATCGCACTGTATTGATAGATTTCCACAGTTTTTACTTAAACGAGTTAAAGGAGCTTGCGAAAATGGAAGCCTGAAAGTAGATTTCAAGGGTACTCCCAATCATGATGGACTCGTAAAAACTCCGATCTACTGCGTTGTGGGGTGATCGTGTAATGCTCGACGTACTCTATGTACGCCTGCGCTTACACGACACCGCCACGCCTTGTATATCGAAGTTTTTTTTCAGAGTCCATCTGAGAACGTTGAACGACTTTTTACGAGATCATCAATCATTATTATTTTATTATTTAAAGAGGTCAGTGTGTTTACGCAAATATATTTACTCCGTTTCCCGAAAGATACTTCCGACCAGCCTTTTGTTTACAGGCTGGTCAAGGAATATGATATTGAGTTTAATATTCTCAAGGCTGATATCCTGCTGCAGAGAGAAGGGGTTATGATTATTGAGTTGAAGGGCAGCAGTAAAAGCAATGTCAAGGCCGGCCTTGATTACCTGAGGAAAATGGGAATCAAGATTGAACGACTGGCAGCACGTATCCGTCGGGATGATGGAAAATGCTTCCAGTGCGGTGCCTGTACGGCGGTATGCACTCCCGGTGCCCTTTACATAAAACGTCCTGAAATGGAAGTGATTTTCGATGCCGAAAAATGTACTGGTTGCAGTCTCTGCGTCTCTCTATGTCCGGTCAGGGCCATGGAGGTATCCCTGGGGGAAGACTGGGTACTGTTTGAGGCCTTTAAGGTCTGATCGTTCTATCGGCAATCCTGAAGAAGAAACATCAAGGATGAACTTGTGAGATTAAGAAAAAGGACCACATGATTGTCACCTTTTTTCAACGACTCAATGCTTGAATTCCTCCGCCGCAGTGTCTGCTTCATCATTGGCAAAAAATGACCAGTCGGGCAAATCGATTTTCGGGAACCATTTTGTCAACTGAGATCTGGGTGGGTCCCCTGCCTCAATTCTTGCCAGAAGTTTTTTTGCTTTATCTGTTATTGACGTATTCGGGTACATGTTCAGAATATATTTAAGACGAATTTCGGCCTGATTGTATTTTTCCGTTCTGACATAATATTCCGCTACAAAAAATTCATGGTTTGCCAGAAACTCCGTTGCTGAAGCAATAAGAGATTTTGCCTCTTCAGTATAGGGTGATTCGGGATAGGCCTTGAGCAGCTGTTTAAACAGTTCAATCGCTTCAACGGCACCCGAGGTATCCCTGTCAATTCTGTCAATACGTTTGTAGTTGCACATGGCTTTCTGGAACATGACATAGGGAATAGACTCGTTGGTCGGATGGTGATTTTCAAATTCTTCATACAGCAGCAGTGCTTCCTGGTAGCGGCCCAGATGATAGCTGCAGTCGGCAGCTTTCAGTTCTGCAAGGGTGGCTTCCGGGCTGAAAGGATATCTGTTGAGTATTTCTTCGAAAAATTCTATTGCTGTGAAATATTTTCCGACGTTGTAATCGTCCATACCTTTTATGGCAAGGCTTTTGGACGGAAGGTCCTGCGGTTCTTCCACCGGTGTATCAGAGATAAAATCAAAGGTGGATTTCAGCTCGGCACATCCGGCGAGCAGAATAGCTGCCAGACAGGCGAAAACGAAAAGATGAAACAGCCTGACGTACCGTGTTTTTTTTATTCTCTCCATGGTATATTCTCGTCATATGAAAGTCAGAACCGCCGGGATGCTAAGCAGTTCTGATCGGATTTGCACTGATACACAACCGCAGTTTATTTCAGGTTGTTGAGATATTTTTCCGCTGCCAGTACTGCAACTGCGCCCTCCCCGGCACCATTGACAATCTGGCGGACATCTTTACTGCAGATATCTCCAGCGGCCATTACTCCCGGAACGGCGGTACGGGATTCTATGTCTGTCGGAATAAACCCCCATTTGTCAGCCTTGAGAAGGTCCAGGGGGAGAACTTCATTATTGGGGGTGACTCCAATCAGGACAAAGACTCCCTCTACCTCCAGGGTGGATGTGGAACCATCTTTATTGAGAAGCTGGAGTTTTTCAACGCCGTTTTCTCCTTCAATTGCGGTGACCTGTGAGTTCCAGATAAAATCTATTTTTTCATTGGCAAAAGCAGTTTCCTGGACAATTTTGGTTGCCCGCAGCTCGTCCCTTCTGTGGATTACGGTAACACGACTGGCGAATTTAGTGAGATAATCAGCTTCCTGGACAGCAGTATTTCCACCACCAATTACAGCCACATGCATGTTCCTGTAAAAAGGTGCATCACATGTACCGCAATAGGAGACACCTTTGCCACGCAACTCGTGTTCACCGGGAACGCCCAGGGTATTGGCACTGGCTCCGGTACACAGGATAAGAGAGTCACAACTGACAGTCCTGTCTCCGGTGAGATGGAGAATCTTTTTCTTTTCATCACTTAAGTCAACCCTGGTGACTTCTTCGGTCATGATATTGAGGTCGAAACGTTTGGCGTGCTGGGTCATTTTTTCCACCAGGTCAAATCCGGATATTCCCTCAGGAAATCCCGGGTAATTGTCAACCCAGTCAGTGAGAAGAACCTGCCCTCCCGGAGAGCCTTTTTCGATCAGCACATGATCAAGTCTTGCCCGCGCAGCATAGAGTCCGGCAGAGAGTCCGGCAGGTCCGCCCCCAGTATAACAAGCTCGTAATGGTCTTTTTCTTTCATCTGTGCATCCATATGTTTGGGATATAAACAGAAAAATGGCTGCCTGTTTCGTTACAGTTGCAGTGTAAGAAACAGACAGCCAGAATCGGAATGGATCAACCGGCTTTATTTATAAGGTCAACCAGCTGAGATTTTCCTACTGACCCCGTGATCTGGTCAACTACTTCTCCGTCCTTGAAAAGAATGAGGGTGGGAATGGCGCGAATGCCGAATTTTCCAGGCGTGACGGGGTTGTCGTCTACATTCATTTTTGCGATAGTGATTTTTCCGTCGTATTCTTCTGCCAGGTCCTCGATCACCGGCCCAATTGCCTTGCAGGGGCCGCACCAGGGAGCCCAGAAATCCACGAGGGTTGGTTGTTCTGATTTTACTGTAGCATCAAACTCCGCATCGTTTAACTGCAGAACCTTATCGCTGGCCATGAGCATCTCCTTTGAGTTGGAATCATATATAGTGTTATGAACCGGAAAACGGCAATCTGCATATACTTTTTCGCCAGTTTACATGGTGCTCATTTTGCTGACAAGGAAAAACAGTTTTGCCAAATGAATTGTTCCGGTTTCTGTCGGTCCGGCCGTGTTCATAACAATTCTTTCTGTGCTTCTGTATATTGTGCATAAATACGAAAAAATCAAGGGTTCAATATGGAGCTTTTTTCTGATAAACCGGCATGACCGGACCTGATGGCTCAACTGCAACAGGCAAATGAAAATCCGACTGCGGCGATTCGACTTTCAGCAGCAGGATTTTCAGAAAAAAAGATATTTGCCTGCAGTTGTTATGCAGGAATGGGGTGACAGGAAAACAGCCTCCATGCTATATTGCTCTCCAGCCCGCATTTTTCAGCAATCGCATCGCTTTCATCGTTCGTTGTGGCCGTGATCCATAATTTGGTCCAGCTATGCTGGTGAGTTGATTTAATAATTACTTGCCGGTAGATGCTCACGGGTTCAGTGGAAAAATACAATTTATTAACAACACAGGGGTGTTCTCATACCCGGAAGAAGGAGCAGTAATGGAAAATTCAGTTTCTCAGGATCTTTTTGGAAAGGCGTGTAAAATAATTCCCGGTGGGGTAAACAGTCCGGTTCGGGCCTGTCGGTCGGTGGGCTGTGATCCCGTTTTTATCGTCAAAGGTGAGGGAGCATCTGTTTTTGATGCGGACGGCAATGAATATATTGATTTTGTCTGTTCCTGGGGGCCCATGATACTGGGACATGCTCATCCTTCAACAGTTGCCGCATTGGGTGAGGCGGCAAAAGCAGGTACCAGCTTCGGGGCGCCAACGCCATCGGAAATTGACCTGGCTGCCATGGTTGTGGAAGCAGTACCTTCAATTGAGAAAGTTCGGTTTGTGAACTCCGGAACTGAAGCAACCATGAGTGCGGTAAGACTTGCCCGCGGGTATACAGGTAGAAATGTAGTGGTTAAATTTGATGGCTGTTATCATGGCCACGCTGATTCTTTTCTGGTGAAAGCAGGATCGGGAGTACTCACTCTTGGTATTCCGGGCAGTCCCGGTGTCCCTGAAGATATTGTAAAAAATACCATTTCAATTCCCTATAACAACGAAGAGATTCTTGAAAAAACCCTTCGCGACGAAAATCTTGATATAGCCTGTGTCATTATCGAACCTGTGGCGGGGAACATGGGGTGTGTGATACCCCGGGACGGTTTTCTGAAAAAGCTAAGGGAGTTGACCCGGGAGCTGGGTATTGTTCTAATCTTTGATGAAGTCATAACCGGATTCCGATTGAGTTATGGAGGTGCTCAGGAATATTTTGATGTCATTCCCGATCTCACCTGTCTGGGTAAAATAATAGGTGGCGGTCTTCCTGTGGGTGCCTATGGTGGACGGGCTGAAATAATGAACTATATTGCCCCGGATGGGCCGGTTTATCAGGCGGGGACCCTGTCCGGCAATCCCCTCGCAATGGCGGCCGGCCGGGCAACACTTGAGTTGCTGCAGCGGCCCGGATTTTATGGTGAGCTTGAGGAAAAGTCCGCCGGTTTCGCTGAAAAATTGATGGATGTTGCCGAAAAAACAGGTATGGAAGTCAGGTTGAACCGCGTCGGCTCCCTGATGACATCATTTTTTACTGCAAATGATGTGTTTGATTTTGAATCAGCAATGAAAGCGGACACGGAACGGTATGCATGTCATTACAGGCAGATGCTTTCCCGGGGAATTTATCTGGCTCCTTCACAATTTGAAGTGGCTTTCATATCTGCCGCCCAGAGTAAAAATGATCTGGACAAGGCCGTGAAAATGACTGAATGGTCATTCAAAAAATTGCTGGAAAAGTGAAAATTCATTGACTTTGCGACAGAGTCATGATACCAAACTCCTTTATATTGTATGGAATTGAAGTTGTGTCAACTGAGGGGTGAACAGAATGTCTGGTGTGAAAAAAGAATTTGTTCAACTCCTGGCAAATTATGGTCATATTGGCTTTACGTTTGCAGCTTCAATTCTCATAGGTCTCGGCGGAGGGATTTATCTCGATCAGAAAGTGTTTGATGGACGGACATCACCATGGTTCACTTTTATAGGTCTGGCGTTTGGCATTGCGGCCGGATATAAATCGTTGTTTGAAATTCTCTGGCGTGACAGGAATCTGGAAAAAAAGTCAGACAAAGAGGATCAGGGGGATTGAGTAGAGAAGAGTTTTCGTCCCTGCACCGGATGCAGATGGTCTGCTGGTTTGTCCTGGCAATATTGATACTGGGAGCACTGATTTTCAGTTCCGTCTCTTTTGCAATGGCTGTTTTTGCGGGAGGACTTATCGCAAACATCAGTTTTCTCGTTTCCCATAGAGATATCATGGGATTTATCGGGTCCATAACATCTCACGCAGACCCCGAGAGAAGACAGGCTGAGGCGGATCAGGGCCGGAAAGGGTATATCCTCAAATTCTGGCTGCGCATTGTAATTATAGGTATTGTATTGTTCTTTTTAATTCAAAGCAGAACAGTCAATATCTTTGGACTAATTTTAGGGTTGTCAACGGTAGTGATTGCGGTGGGTTTTGTTTCCATGGAACTGATCGGACGCTACTACTTCAGTGGGAGGAGGTAAAAAGGGTTATGGAACATCCGATACTATTTATTTCAATTATTCTCGAAAAGCTTGGGCTGCCGATACCACACGGGCCGGTTGGACATACTTTTCTTGAAAAGCTGTGTGAACCGTATATGACATACACATGGCTGGTCATGGCGTTTCTCTTTTTTGTGAGCAAACTCACACTAGGAAATCTTGAAATGGTTCCCGGGAAAGGCCAGAATTTCTGGGAGATTGTAGTTGGCGGAATGGATGATTTCTTTGCCGAAAATATGGGCAGGGAAATGACCGATAAGCTTTTTCCCATGATAGCAACATTCGGTCTTTATATTGCAATCGCAAATCTTATCGGTTTAATTCCCGGCTTCATGTCCCCGACAGCGAGTATCAATACAACTCTGGCTTGTACTATTATTGTATGGATTGTTCACCATATTATAGGGTTCCGGGCTCATGGATTGAATTATTACAAACATTTTATCGGGCCTGTATGGTGGCTGGTCTGGTTATTATTTCCAATAGAACTTATCAGTAACTTTGCCCGGCTTATTTCCCTCTCAATTCGACTTTTCGGAAATATCATGGCCAAGGAAACATTGCTGACTATTCTCTTCATGCTGGCAGGTGCATTTTTTGCGCCCCTGCCCATTATGATACTTGGTGTCCTTGTCTCACTTGTTCAGGCAATGGTTTTTGTTCTGTTGACGGTAGTTTATATTTCCCAGGCGGATGCCCACGCCCATTAAGGGAGAGGTGGTGAATTCGAGTGATTCAGTTGTATTTGCAATAAAATAAAAGTGTAAAAGCAGAGTGCTTTTTGAGAAATAAAGAAGAAGGCCAAAAAACAATTTATTATTTAAGGAGAAGAAAATGGAAGGAAATATTCAGTTAGCTCTTATCTGTGTGGGTGCAGCTCTGTCAATTGGTCTTGCGGGTCTTGGAGCAGGTATTGGTATTGGTTCTGTTGGTAACGGTGCCTGTCAGGGGCTCGCCAGAAATCCTGAAGTTCAACCTAAACTGATGGTGTTCATGATTCTCGGTATGGCTCTCGCAGAATCAGTAGCTATTTACGGACTGGTTGTTTCTCTTATCCTCCTCTATGCCAATCCGCTGCTTGGGTAGAATAGACAGAGAACAGTCTTGTTGAAGGTTTTCAAAGGATCGCAGAGAAATCTGCGATCCTTTTTTTATTGTTGAATTTGAATCCAAACCGACAAAAAATGGAAAATGAAGAAACTGATATCCTGATTCATCCCAGACGAGGAAAAAAGGAAAGAGTCATTCCGGAAACAGGCCTGCTGCTCGTTAATCCTGCAGAAGCTGAAAAAGCCCATCTTTTCGTAAGAAATGACGGGGGAGAGTCCAGATTTCTCTTTAATTCGAATCTTTCGGTGGATGTTAAAAAAGGTTTTTTTGTGGCTGGACCTTCCATTGGAGCTCCAATGGCGGTTATGACCATGGAAAAACTGATAGCTTTGGGAGCAAAAAGGATTATTCTTTTTGGCTGGTGTGGGGCGATAGTTGAAAAGGTGGCTGTTGGTGATGTAATCCTTCCAGACGGAGCCGTCGCCGGCGAAGGGACATCGCAGTATTATGCAGAATCAGCGGGGATTTCTCCATCACAGAAACTTCAGTCAGAGCTGGCACATTTTTTTGCTGACAATGATTTCCCAGCAAAAACCGGGAAAATATGGTCGACCGATGCCATTTATCGAGAAAGCAGGCAGAAACTGCTTTCCCTGAAAGATGAGGAGAATATTGTGGGAGTGGACATGGAATTCTCTGCACTCTGCTCGGTGGCACAGTTCAGAAAAATTGAATTTGCCGCCGTTCTGGTGGTGTCTGATGAACTGTATCATGCACGCTGGAAGCCAGGGTTTGCTGCAACTTTTTTTAAAAAGAACTGCAAGGTTGCTATTGGTCTGCTTTTAGATAAATTTCTTCCGGAGGGGATGTAAAGGATGCCCAGTTTTAATTTGATCAGTCTTGGATGTGCAAAAAATCTGGTAGATTCAGAAATTATGCTTGGCTGCCTGACCGCAGGTGGTTGGGATTTTGCTGAATCACCAGAAGAGAGTGATCTGCTGCTACTTAATACCTGTGGATTTATTGAACCGGCTGTTGAGGAGGCAATTGAAGAAATTCTGGAACTGGTAAAGATCAAGGCACAGTTTCCTGAAAAGAAGCTGGTAGTGGTGGGGTGTCTCGTTCAGCGTTATAGGGAAAAACTGGCAACAAGCCTGCCGGAAGTTGACCTTTTTATTGGTACGGAAGGCGCAGCTAAGATAGCAGATCTTGTTGCACCACTTTTTGACGGAAGAGAATCTCCTCCGGTTGTTTTGCTGGAACGGATGATTATGAACAGTTCTCTACCCCGTCTTATTTCCACTCCGGGAGCCAGGGCCTGGTTAAAAATAACCGAAGGATGTGACAATAGATGCGCCTATTGTATGATCCCATCGATTCGCGGTAACCTTCGGAGTCGGACGGTAGAAGATCTCGTGGCGGAAGCACAGAATCTTGAGCGGCGGGGAATAAAAGAACTGTCCCTTATTGCGCAGGATTCTACCGCGTATGGTAATGACCTGGGGCAGGGGACGAATCTGGTGCAGCTTGTCCGGGAGCTGCTTTTGCATACATCTGTTCCCTGGTTGCGTCTTCTCTATCTTTATCCTTCCGGAATCACGGATGAACTTCTTGAGTTGATCTCAGCAAATCCCAGGGTGGTTCCCTACCTCGATATCCCGTTTCAGCATGTGAACGATAGAATATTGAAGAACATGAATAGAAGATATGGCAGGAATGAGCTGCATCTCATTCTGGGAAAAATAAGAAAGGAGATTCCGGATATTGCCATCAGAACCACTTTTCTTGTTGGTTTTCCCGGAGAGACGGAAAAGGAATTTATGGAGATTGAATCTTTTCTGAGGGAAGAAATGATCGATCATGTGGGTGTGTTCAGCTATGCAAACGAAGAGGGATGTCCTTCGGAAAAATATGATGGGCAGCTGTCCCAGGATGAAAAGAAGAGAAGATGTGATCACATTCTTGCACTGCAGGCTGATCTTTCAAGGGATATACAGCAGAAATATGTGGGCAGGGTTGAGCCGGTTTTGGTGGAAGGAGTCAGTCGGGAAACTGAATTACTTCTGGAAGGCAGGACAAGATACCAGGCCCCGGAAGTAGACGGCTGCGTCTATATTAACGAGGGAGAGGCAAATGCCGGCGATATTGTGCATGTCAGGATCAGCAGTGCTCAGGTATATGATCTTGTGGGAGGGATCGTCGGAGGAGATGATACGGTCTCTGACTTCTGATCGTTTCCAGGAAACAACGCACATCCTTAATCCATGTGCGTTGTTTAACCGAAAAGAGGGGCCTGAGACAGAATTACTGTTTTTTGTTGGCGTTGACCTTTTCCCGCAGATCTTTACCCACTTTAAAAAATGGAAGTTTCTTGGGTTTAACCATTATTTTTTTTCCGGTTTTTGGATTCCGACCTTCGTATGAATCATATTTTTTGATAACAAAACTGCCAAAGCCACGGATTTCGATACTTTCACCTCTTGCCAGTGCTTCAGTCATCGTTTCGATAACAGTTGTAGTGATTGCTGCTGCTTCACGGTGAGGTATGTTTATTTCCTGTGCCAATGCCTCAATGAGTTCTGATTTGTTCATACTCAACTCCTGTCTTCGGAAATCAAATAGTGGTCCTTTACACGTTATGACGGCAAAAAAACCGCAGAACGCAAAAAGTGAATGAAGTTCAAACCTTACACAAAAAGCCCTGAGATCAAACAAAAATATGTAAAAACAGTATGTTAGAAGGATGATGTCTCTCTCCCTTGTAAGTGATCAAACTCCTAACTGTTTAGATTTAATCAGCTAATTATAGGTTTGTAAAGTAAATTCTATAAAAAGACTTTTTTTAAGTCTTCCCCGTCGAGCTTTCGGTATTGTCCCGGAGGAAGATTGCGGAGCTGAAGTCGACCGTAGGCTATACGTTTAAGATGTATAACCGGATGACCGACTGCCCCGAACATTTTTCGTACCTGGCGTTTTCTTCCTTCATGAATGGTGATCTGGATTGCACTGTTTTTTCCCTTCTGAGAAAGAAATCGAATTTTGGCAGGAGCTGTCATTTTTTTCTCGAGCATGATACCTTTTTCAAGCAATCTGATTGTAGATTGTTTGATATGTCCGCGGATAACAGCTTCATAGGTTTTGTTTGTTTCAAAACTCGGATGTTGCACTTTCTGGGCAAACTGACCGTCATTGGTGAGAATAAGAGCTCCTTCCGTATCGATATCCAGTCGGCCGACGGGAAAAAGGCGGGTGTGAATATTTTTCAGCAGACTTCTGACAACAGGTCGCCCCTGGGGATCAGAGAGCGTTGTCACATAACCGGCAGGTTTATTAAGCAGATAGTATTCATGCTTGTTTTTCTGAGAGACCGGTTGTCCGTCAAAAGTAATATTGTGTCTTCCAGGAGTGATTTTTACTCCTGGCTGATCAACTATTTTTCCATCGACTCTGACTCTTCCCGCCTGTATGAATTCCTCACATTTTCTTCTTGATGCTACCCCGCAGTGAGCGAGATATTTTTGTAATCTTAACGGATTCATCGCCATCGGGCCGGAATGAGAGTTGAGATTTTTTTATCCACCAGCTGTTTCGTTTTCTTATCCACTTCAAGTATATCAGTGTACCAGGGTTTCATTCGACAGTCGAAAACGATTGGGGGAGTGAGGCCCACGTGGAATCTGTGAACCATGGTTGCCCTGCAGTGAATGTCTGCAGCCGGCTCAAACCGGGTGAAAAAGGTCCAGAGAAAATCCTGCATGGATCTGGTGGCTTCATTACTGTTATCGACCAGGATGATAACGGGCCATTTGGCAAATACCCTGTTTTCTGCAAGTTCCCGTGCCAGGGTTTTATGTTCGCTGTACAGTTTTCCCTGAAGAACAAGGGTTCCTGGTAAAAAAACAAAAGGTCTGCTGCAATCCTCGGGCAGCTCGCCTTCAAATTCGCGGGGAAGCTCACGTATTTTTTGTCTGCCCAGTCCCATGAGCATGGCTTTTGATCCCTTGTTGACTGAGGGGCCTGTATAATCGAGAGTATCCTGGGAGACATTGGCAAAAACGAAGAGATCACGATGCCATTCCACACGTTCTAATATATATGTCCACAATTTACCGAAATCCGTGATATCCACATCCCCGTCAGTGAGGAGAAGAAACTTGGTGAGGGAAAGTTGTCCCTCGCCAAGTATACGCAGGCCACAGCCGAAAGCCTCCCGTGGATATCTGTCGAGGACGCGAGCTG
The DNA window shown above is from Desulfomarina profundi and carries:
- a CDS encoding NIL domain-containing protein produces the protein MFTQIYLLRFPKDTSDQPFVYRLVKEYDIEFNILKADILLQREGVMIIELKGSSKSNVKAGLDYLRKMGIKIERLAARIRRDDGKCFQCGACTAVCTPGALYIKRPEMEVIFDAEKCTGCSLCVSLCPVRAMEVSLGEDWVLFEAFKV
- a CDS encoding outer membrane protein assembly factor BamD, which gives rise to MERIKKTRYVRLFHLFVFACLAAILLAGCAELKSTFDFISDTPVEEPQDLPSKSLAIKGMDDYNVGKYFTAIEFFEEILNRYPFSPEATLAELKAADCSYHLGRYQEALLLYEEFENHHPTNESIPYVMFQKAMCNYKRIDRIDRDTSGAVEAIELFKQLLKAYPESPYTEEAKSLIASATEFLANHEFFVAEYYVRTEKYNQAEIRLKYILNMYPNTSITDKAKKLLARIEAGDPPRSQLTKWFPKIDLPDWSFFANDEADTAAEEFKH
- a CDS encoding NAD(P)/FAD-dependent oxidoreductase, which gives rise to MLIEKGSPGGQVLLTDWVDNYPGFPEGISGFDLVEKMTQHAKRFDLNIMTEEVTRVDLSDEKKKILHLTGDRTVSCDSLILCTGASANTLGVPGEHELRGKGVSYCGTCDAPFYRNMHVAVIGGGNTAVQEADYLTKFASRVTVIHRRDELRATKIVQETAFANEKIDFIWNSQVTAIEGENGVEKLQLLNKDGSTSTLEVEGVFVLIGVTPNNEVLPLDLLKADKWGFIPTDIESRTAVPGVMAAGDICSKDVRQIVNGAGEGAVAVLAAEKYLNNLK
- the trxA gene encoding thioredoxin, which codes for MYDSNSKEMLMASDKVLQLNDAEFDATVKSEQPTLVDFWAPWCGPCKAIGPVIEDLAEEYDGKITIAKMNVDDNPVTPGKFGIRAIPTLILFKDGEVVDQITGSVGKSQLVDLINKAG
- the hemL gene encoding glutamate-1-semialdehyde 2,1-aminomutase encodes the protein MENSVSQDLFGKACKIIPGGVNSPVRACRSVGCDPVFIVKGEGASVFDADGNEYIDFVCSWGPMILGHAHPSTVAALGEAAKAGTSFGAPTPSEIDLAAMVVEAVPSIEKVRFVNSGTEATMSAVRLARGYTGRNVVVKFDGCYHGHADSFLVKAGSGVLTLGIPGSPGVPEDIVKNTISIPYNNEEILEKTLRDENLDIACVIIEPVAGNMGCVIPRDGFLKKLRELTRELGIVLIFDEVITGFRLSYGGAQEYFDVIPDLTCLGKIIGGGLPVGAYGGRAEIMNYIAPDGPVYQAGTLSGNPLAMAAGRATLELLQRPGFYGELEEKSAGFAEKLMDVAEKTGMEVRLNRVGSLMTSFFTANDVFDFESAMKADTERYACHYRQMLSRGIYLAPSQFEVAFISAAQSKNDLDKAVKMTEWSFKKLLEK
- a CDS encoding AtpZ/AtpI family protein, yielding MSGVKKEFVQLLANYGHIGFTFAASILIGLGGGIYLDQKVFDGRTSPWFTFIGLAFGIAAGYKSLFEILWRDRNLEKKSDKEDQGD
- a CDS encoding ATP synthase subunit I gives rise to the protein MSREEFSSLHRMQMVCWFVLAILILGALIFSSVSFAMAVFAGGLIANISFLVSHRDIMGFIGSITSHADPERRQAEADQGRKGYILKFWLRIVIIGIVLFFLIQSRTVNIFGLILGLSTVVIAVGFVSMELIGRYYFSGRR
- the atpB gene encoding F0F1 ATP synthase subunit A encodes the protein MEHPILFISIILEKLGLPIPHGPVGHTFLEKLCEPYMTYTWLVMAFLFFVSKLTLGNLEMVPGKGQNFWEIVVGGMDDFFAENMGREMTDKLFPMIATFGLYIAIANLIGLIPGFMSPTASINTTLACTIIVWIVHHIIGFRAHGLNYYKHFIGPVWWLVWLLFPIELISNFARLISLSIRLFGNIMAKETLLTILFMLAGAFFAPLPIMILGVLVSLVQAMVFVLLTVVYISQADAHAH
- the atpE gene encoding ATP synthase F0 subunit C, with protein sequence MEGNIQLALICVGAALSIGLAGLGAGIGIGSVGNGACQGLARNPEVQPKLMVFMILGMALAESVAIYGLVVSLILLYANPLLG
- a CDS encoding nucleoside phosphorylase; the encoded protein is MENEETDILIHPRRGKKERVIPETGLLLVNPAEAEKAHLFVRNDGGESRFLFNSNLSVDVKKGFFVAGPSIGAPMAVMTMEKLIALGAKRIILFGWCGAIVEKVAVGDVILPDGAVAGEGTSQYYAESAGISPSQKLQSELAHFFADNDFPAKTGKIWSTDAIYRESRQKLLSLKDEENIVGVDMEFSALCSVAQFRKIEFAAVLVVSDELYHARWKPGFAATFFKKNCKVAIGLLLDKFLPEGM
- the rimO gene encoding 30S ribosomal protein S12 methylthiotransferase RimO; the protein is MPSFNLISLGCAKNLVDSEIMLGCLTAGGWDFAESPEESDLLLLNTCGFIEPAVEEAIEEILELVKIKAQFPEKKLVVVGCLVQRYREKLATSLPEVDLFIGTEGAAKIADLVAPLFDGRESPPVVLLERMIMNSSLPRLISTPGARAWLKITEGCDNRCAYCMIPSIRGNLRSRTVEDLVAEAQNLERRGIKELSLIAQDSTAYGNDLGQGTNLVQLVRELLLHTSVPWLRLLYLYPSGITDELLELISANPRVVPYLDIPFQHVNDRILKNMNRRYGRNELHLILGKIRKEIPDIAIRTTFLVGFPGETEKEFMEIESFLREEMIDHVGVFSYANEEGCPSEKYDGQLSQDEKKRRCDHILALQADLSRDIQQKYVGRVEPVLVEGVSRETELLLEGRTRYQAPEVDGCVYINEGEANAGDIVHVRISSAQVYDLVGGIVGGDDTVSDF
- a CDS encoding HU family DNA-binding protein, with amino-acid sequence MNKSELIEALAQEINIPHREAAAITTTVIETMTEALARGESIEIRGFGSFVIKKYDSYEGRNPKTGKKIMVKPKKLPFFKVGKDLREKVNANKKQ
- a CDS encoding pseudouridine synthase, translated to MNPLRLQKYLAHCGVASRRKCEEFIQAGRVRVDGKIVDQPGVKITPGRHNITFDGQPVSQKNKHEYYLLNKPAGYVTTLSDPQGRPVVRSLLKNIHTRLFPVGRLDIDTEGALILTNDGQFAQKVQHPSFETNKTYEAVIRGHIKQSTIRLLEKGIMLEKKMTAPAKIRFLSQKGKNSAIQITIHEGRKRQVRKMFGAVGHPVIHLKRIAYGRLQLRNLPPGQYRKLDGEDLKKVFL